A genomic window from Hyalangium minutum includes:
- the gspD gene encoding type II secretion system secretin GspD: protein MKTLSPRSLLLCLALAASPALAQRPVSPPAAPRGERQINPQPAPGVTAGGEGTPKAEGGRTTPTCEEARRRARYGIYFDKVDIEKLVQTVSDATCKTFILPENVRGKISIIGPENGRVEVDAEQFYAAFLAALDANGLSVYPHGRFLKIVDKRSAKQNPIPTIVDADTPYTTNEQMVTKLFKIRYVEVEPLRGVLQQLVSKDGDTIPYPPDTVIVNDVGSNMHRLERIIAQLDTRASSDELRIIQVQFATANDVASTVQKLFESKSRPGQRTGGFIPNVSPGAQPGEVAVPGQSGEASGGPVTLSQIIPDERTNKLIVVASPAAFERILQIVREVDVPTDAGGRINVYPLENADAEELASTLQTLAQGTANRPRTPIPGPPPGGIRASPTAAELFSGEVKISADKSTNALVIVASQADFRNIIRVIEQLDIPRRQVFVEAVIMEVNLDRNAEFGINFHSGYKLNTDQGSVPGLFGTKYTSQGLPPSFSLANLASFGGFLAGLQGPVIPELQKLGIDIPAFGVVLHALQQSSDVNVLSTPHILTSDNEEAEITVGQNVPFQSGFSPTALGTGLGTTGTTGGINPSLLGGLGGLASQFAPITRQNVELKLTVKPQINESDFIRLVITEQTEEIASSDPVLGPTTSKRSAKTTVVAKDQETVVIGGIMQDRSIESVAKVPILGDVPLLGHFFRETTRKKTKTNLLLFLTPYIIKDQSDFRTIFERKMKERQQFVEQFYGQVPGYDVAVDFSRKPGPLSRMNQSVLREQQKLENGGPGTPGERIIKPGSQGRQNAPGTGTQAPAGTQDSQGTGVAPAVAPAASSPAVETGPEVREAPAAPQGSEESVPTPEAPERLRIQPDTGAGDRTP, encoded by the coding sequence ATGAAGACGCTCTCGCCCCGGTCGCTCCTGCTGTGCCTGGCGCTGGCAGCCTCGCCCGCCCTGGCTCAGCGCCCTGTCTCGCCCCCCGCCGCTCCTCGCGGGGAGCGGCAGATCAATCCGCAGCCCGCACCCGGCGTCACCGCCGGCGGTGAGGGAACTCCCAAGGCCGAGGGCGGCCGCACCACGCCCACCTGCGAAGAGGCCCGGCGCCGCGCGCGCTACGGCATCTACTTCGACAAGGTGGACATCGAGAAGCTGGTGCAGACCGTCTCGGATGCCACCTGCAAGACGTTCATCCTCCCGGAGAACGTGCGTGGGAAGATCTCCATCATCGGCCCGGAGAACGGCCGCGTGGAGGTGGACGCCGAGCAGTTCTACGCCGCCTTCCTGGCCGCGCTCGACGCCAACGGCCTGTCCGTGTACCCCCACGGCCGGTTCCTGAAGATCGTCGACAAGCGCTCGGCGAAGCAGAACCCCATCCCGACGATCGTGGACGCGGACACTCCGTACACCACGAACGAGCAGATGGTGACCAAGCTCTTCAAGATCCGGTACGTGGAAGTGGAGCCGCTGCGCGGCGTGCTGCAGCAGCTGGTGTCCAAAGACGGCGACACCATCCCGTACCCGCCGGACACGGTCATCGTGAACGACGTGGGCTCCAACATGCACCGCCTGGAGCGCATCATCGCCCAGCTGGACACGCGCGCCTCCAGTGACGAGCTGCGCATCATCCAGGTGCAGTTCGCCACCGCCAATGACGTGGCCAGCACCGTGCAGAAGCTCTTCGAGTCCAAGTCCCGCCCAGGCCAGCGCACCGGCGGCTTCATCCCCAACGTGTCGCCAGGCGCGCAGCCGGGCGAAGTCGCCGTCCCGGGCCAGTCAGGAGAAGCCTCCGGCGGGCCGGTGACGCTGTCGCAGATCATCCCGGACGAGCGCACCAACAAGCTCATCGTCGTGGCCAGCCCCGCCGCCTTCGAGCGCATCCTTCAGATCGTCCGCGAGGTGGACGTGCCCACGGACGCGGGCGGCCGCATCAACGTCTACCCGCTGGAGAACGCGGACGCCGAGGAGCTGGCCAGCACGCTGCAGACGCTGGCGCAGGGCACCGCCAACCGCCCGCGCACCCCGATACCGGGGCCGCCTCCCGGGGGCATCCGCGCCTCCCCCACGGCCGCCGAGCTGTTCTCCGGCGAGGTGAAGATCTCCGCGGACAAGTCCACCAACGCGCTGGTGATCGTCGCCAGCCAAGCGGACTTCCGGAACATCATCCGCGTCATCGAGCAGCTGGACATCCCCCGGCGCCAGGTCTTCGTCGAGGCCGTCATCATGGAGGTCAACCTGGACCGGAACGCCGAGTTCGGCATCAACTTCCACAGCGGCTACAAGCTGAACACGGACCAGGGCTCCGTGCCGGGCCTGTTCGGCACCAAGTACACCAGCCAGGGCCTGCCGCCCTCGTTCTCGCTGGCGAACCTGGCCAGCTTCGGTGGCTTCCTCGCCGGCCTGCAGGGCCCCGTCATCCCGGAGCTGCAGAAGCTGGGCATCGACATCCCCGCCTTCGGCGTGGTGCTGCACGCGCTGCAGCAGAGCTCGGACGTGAACGTGCTCTCCACGCCGCACATCCTCACCAGTGACAACGAGGAGGCGGAGATCACCGTGGGCCAGAACGTGCCCTTCCAGTCCGGCTTCTCGCCCACCGCGCTGGGCACGGGCCTGGGCACCACCGGCACCACCGGCGGCATCAACCCCTCGCTGCTGGGTGGCCTGGGCGGCCTGGCCTCTCAGTTCGCCCCCATCACCCGCCAGAACGTGGAGCTGAAGCTCACCGTCAAGCCGCAGATCAACGAGAGTGACTTCATCCGCCTCGTCATCACCGAGCAGACGGAGGAGATCGCCTCCAGCGATCCGGTGCTGGGCCCCACCACCTCCAAGCGCAGCGCGAAGACGACGGTGGTCGCCAAGGATCAGGAGACGGTCGTCATCGGCGGCATCATGCAGGACCGCTCCATCGAGTCCGTGGCCAAGGTGCCCATCCTCGGTGACGTGCCGCTGCTCGGGCACTTCTTCCGCGAGACCACGCGCAAGAAGACGAAGACCAACCTGCTGCTGTTCCTGACGCCCTACATCATCAAGGACCAGAGCGACTTCCGCACCATCTTCGAGCGCAAGATGAAGGAGCGGCAGCAGTTCGTGGAGCAGTTCTACGGGCAGGTGCCGGGCTACGACGTGGCCGTGGACTTCAGCCGCAAGCCGGGCCCGCTGTCGCGCATGAACCAGTCCGTCCTCCGCGAGCAGCAGAAGCTGGAGAACGGCGGCCCGGGCACCCCCGGGGAGCGCATCATCAAGCCCGGCAGCCAGGGCCGTCAGAATGCCCCCGGCACGGGCACCCAGGCGCCTGCTGGGACGCAGGACAGCCAGGGGACCGGGGTGGCGCCCGCCGTGGCGCCCGCCGCGAGTTCACCGGCCGTGGAGACGGGGCCCGAGGTCCGGGAAGCACCGGCGGCGCCCCAGGGTTCCGAAGAATCAGTGCCTACGCCCGAGGCCCCTGAGCGGCTGCGCATCCAGCCGGACACGGGAGCGGGAGATCGAACCCCATGA
- a CDS encoding PulJ/GspJ family protein encodes MRRTIRGFTLMEVMVAVAITALMGTMVAMAFQTGFRAKELVEGEADHYRMVRAALNRMAREIGSAYVSDRYDPKRYRDSNDRPTNFVGERDRLLFTTFAHQRLYTDSKESDQSVVEYFVESSTEKGARSRQDLKRRENPNIGERMDRGGTTDALFEGVKKIEFAYWDSERKEWEDEWDTRRNEKKSFLPTRVRITIFALDENGKEARYTTQARIMLNTELPRF; translated from the coding sequence ATGAGACGCACGATCCGGGGTTTCACGCTGATGGAGGTCATGGTCGCCGTGGCGATCACCGCCCTTATGGGCACGATGGTGGCCATGGCCTTCCAGACGGGCTTCCGCGCCAAGGAGCTGGTGGAAGGCGAGGCCGACCACTACCGCATGGTCCGCGCGGCGCTCAACCGCATGGCCCGTGAGATTGGCTCCGCGTACGTGAGCGACCGGTACGATCCCAAGCGTTACCGGGACTCCAACGACCGGCCCACCAACTTCGTCGGCGAGCGGGACCGGCTGCTGTTCACCACGTTCGCGCACCAGCGCCTGTACACGGACTCCAAGGAGTCTGATCAGTCCGTGGTGGAGTACTTCGTGGAGAGCTCCACGGAGAAGGGCGCGCGGAGCCGGCAGGATCTGAAGCGGCGGGAGAACCCGAACATCGGCGAGCGCATGGACCGGGGCGGCACCACGGACGCGCTCTTCGAGGGCGTGAAGAAGATCGAGTTCGCTTACTGGGACTCCGAGCGCAAGGAGTGGGAGGACGAGTGGGACACGCGCCGCAATGAGAAGAAGTCCTTCCTTCCCACCCGCGTGCGCATCACGATCTTCGCCCTGGACGAGAACGGTAAGGAGGCGCGTTACACCACCCAGGCCCGAATCATGCTGAACACGGAGCTGCCGAGGTTCTAA
- the gspE gene encoding type II secretion system ATPase GspE produces the protein MTDLTDATRTAEQPAEAPPRNEATHIVANGPAFLAGRAIGEILRATTGLSEEKLREGLTAQAEKGGRLGEVLVGIKAVTEEDVAKALGLQLDLPYLQRIFVDEVDPELVKKVPINFAKQAKIIPLSLQKDDTIAIAVADPLDTAAMDHARMLLGASLDTRIALASTIVDAINSVYDRSINEAEQLVDEMEATDLDSLAHELEEPKDLLDTDDEAPVIRLVNSVLFRAAKERASDIHIEPMERELLVRFRVDGVLQEVIKPPKRYQNSIVSRVKVMGQLNIAEKRLPQDGRIRIKLAGRDIDIRLSTIPTSYGERIVMRLLDKSATLLDLSEIGMAQHTLHGMEGVIKRSHGIILVTGPTGSGKTTTLYGALSKINTSDLNILTVEDPVEYQLKGIGQMAINPKIGLTFAQGLRSFLRQDPDVIMVGEIRDKETAEIAIQASLTGHLVFSTVHTNDAAGAVTRLVDMGVEPFLVASSLTAILAQRLVRRVCPDCRVQYSPTDDELKELTHSRATFKQRYGVEKIYKATGCPNCNRTGYRGRTGIYEFLLVDDEVRQLVLKNVDAATIKKAAMSKGMLTLLEDGARKVSLGETTIAEVLSITQEDI, from the coding sequence ATGACTGACCTGACCGACGCCACTCGCACCGCCGAACAGCCCGCCGAGGCCCCCCCGCGCAACGAGGCCACTCACATCGTCGCGAACGGCCCTGCCTTCCTGGCGGGCCGTGCCATCGGTGAAATCCTCCGCGCCACGACTGGGCTGTCCGAGGAGAAGCTCCGTGAGGGGCTCACCGCCCAGGCGGAGAAGGGCGGCCGGTTGGGTGAGGTGCTCGTCGGGATCAAGGCCGTCACGGAAGAGGACGTGGCCAAGGCGCTCGGGCTGCAGCTGGATCTGCCGTACCTGCAGCGCATCTTCGTAGATGAGGTGGACCCGGAGCTCGTCAAGAAGGTCCCCATCAACTTCGCCAAGCAGGCGAAGATCATCCCGCTGTCGCTCCAGAAGGACGACACCATTGCCATCGCCGTGGCCGACCCGCTGGACACCGCGGCCATGGACCACGCGCGCATGCTCCTGGGCGCCAGCCTGGACACGCGGATTGCCCTGGCCTCCACCATCGTGGACGCCATCAACAGCGTGTACGACCGCTCCATCAACGAGGCCGAGCAGCTCGTGGACGAGATGGAGGCCACGGACCTGGACTCCCTGGCCCACGAGCTCGAGGAGCCCAAGGACCTGCTGGACACGGATGACGAGGCCCCGGTCATCCGGCTTGTGAACTCCGTGCTCTTCCGCGCCGCCAAGGAGCGCGCGAGCGATATCCACATCGAGCCCATGGAGCGCGAGCTGCTGGTGCGCTTCCGCGTGGACGGCGTGCTCCAAGAGGTCATCAAGCCGCCCAAGCGCTACCAGAACTCGATCGTCAGCCGCGTCAAGGTCATGGGGCAGCTGAACATCGCCGAGAAGCGCCTGCCCCAGGACGGCCGCATCCGCATCAAGCTGGCCGGCCGCGACATCGACATCCGTCTGTCCACCATCCCCACCTCGTATGGCGAGCGCATCGTCATGCGTCTGCTCGACAAGTCCGCCACGCTGTTGGACCTGTCCGAGATCGGCATGGCGCAGCACACGCTGCACGGGATGGAGGGCGTCATCAAGCGCTCGCACGGCATCATCCTCGTCACGGGCCCCACGGGCTCCGGTAAGACGACGACGCTGTACGGCGCCCTCTCCAAGATCAACACGTCGGACCTCAACATCCTCACCGTCGAGGACCCGGTCGAGTATCAGCTCAAGGGCATTGGCCAGATGGCCATCAACCCGAAGATCGGGCTGACGTTCGCCCAGGGGCTGCGCTCCTTCCTCCGCCAGGACCCGGACGTCATCATGGTGGGCGAGATCCGCGACAAGGAGACGGCGGAGATCGCCATCCAGGCGTCGCTGACGGGCCACCTGGTGTTCTCCACGGTGCACACGAACGACGCCGCGGGCGCCGTCACCCGTCTGGTGGACATGGGCGTGGAGCCGTTCCTCGTGGCCTCGTCGCTCACGGCCATTCTGGCGCAGCGCCTCGTGCGCCGCGTGTGCCCGGACTGCCGCGTGCAGTACTCGCCCACGGATGACGAGCTCAAGGAGCTCACCCACTCGCGAGCAACTTTCAAGCAGCGCTACGGCGTGGAGAAGATCTACAAGGCCACGGGCTGCCCCAACTGCAACCGCACCGGATACCGCGGCCGTACGGGTATCTACGAGTTCCTCCTGGTGGATGACGAGGTCCGCCAGCTGGTGCTCAAGAACGTGGACGCCGCCACCATCAAGAAGGCCGCCATGAGCAAGGGCATGCTGACGCTGCTCGAGGACGGCGCGCGCAAGGTGTCCTTGGGAGAGACGACCATTGCCGAGGTCCTCAGCATTACGCAGGAGGACATCTAA
- the gspF gene encoding type II secretion system inner membrane protein GspF, which translates to MPVFEYRGLNTAGKTIKGLLEAESPKSLRAQLRKDGIFLTDVLGQAEGSRGAVRKGAGADLAAREVDFRKLGGGRVTTEDIAITTRQLATLLGAGVTLIESLTALVDQVEKERLKRILSDVKQRVNEGSSLADALGQHQKVFGSLYVNMVRAGEASGALDTVLLRLADFTESQAKLRQKIVGTMLYPAIMLLVGGGILVLLMVVVVPKVTKIFDTMKATLPLPTRVLIATSNFLQDYWFIIFPLLALGSFLASRYFASPAGKPKWDRFVLKAPIFGSLVRLLAISRFARTLATLLKSGVPLLAAMDIVKAIISNSVLSDVVEKARDAIREGESIANPLKRSGEFPPLVYHMVSIGERSGQLEDMLLSVADSYETQVNVRIGALTSLLEPLLIVFMGAVIAFVAFSILMPILQVNSAIR; encoded by the coding sequence ATGCCTGTCTTCGAGTACAGAGGTCTCAACACTGCGGGTAAGACCATCAAGGGTCTGCTCGAGGCGGAGTCCCCCAAGTCGCTGCGTGCCCAGCTCCGCAAGGACGGCATCTTCCTCACGGACGTGCTGGGCCAGGCCGAGGGCAGCCGCGGCGCCGTCCGCAAGGGCGCGGGCGCGGACCTGGCTGCCCGCGAAGTCGACTTCCGCAAGCTGGGCGGCGGCCGCGTCACCACCGAGGACATCGCCATCACCACCCGGCAGCTCGCCACGCTGCTGGGGGCGGGCGTCACCCTCATCGAGTCCCTCACCGCGCTGGTGGACCAGGTGGAGAAGGAGCGCCTCAAGCGCATCCTGTCGGACGTGAAGCAGCGTGTGAACGAGGGCTCCTCGCTGGCGGACGCGCTGGGGCAGCACCAGAAGGTCTTCGGCTCGCTCTACGTGAACATGGTGCGAGCGGGCGAGGCCTCGGGCGCGCTGGACACGGTGCTCCTGCGGCTGGCGGACTTCACCGAGAGCCAGGCCAAGCTGCGGCAGAAGATCGTCGGCACCATGCTCTACCCGGCCATCATGCTGCTGGTGGGCGGCGGCATCCTCGTGCTGCTCATGGTGGTGGTGGTCCCCAAGGTGACGAAGATCTTCGACACCATGAAGGCCACCCTGCCGCTGCCGACGCGGGTGCTCATCGCCACGAGCAACTTCCTGCAGGACTACTGGTTCATCATCTTCCCGCTCTTGGCCCTGGGCAGCTTCCTGGCGTCGCGCTACTTCGCCAGCCCCGCGGGCAAGCCCAAGTGGGACCGGTTCGTGCTCAAGGCCCCCATCTTCGGCAGCCTGGTGCGGCTGCTGGCCATCTCCCGCTTCGCGCGCACGCTGGCCACGCTGCTCAAGAGCGGTGTGCCCCTGCTGGCCGCCATGGACATCGTCAAGGCCATCATCAGCAACTCGGTGCTGTCCGACGTGGTGGAGAAGGCCCGGGACGCCATCCGCGAGGGAGAGAGCATCGCCAACCCGCTCAAGCGCTCGGGTGAGTTCCCGCCGCTCGTCTACCACATGGTCTCCATTGGTGAGCGCTCGGGCCAACTGGAAGACATGCTGCTGTCCGTGGCGGACAGCTACGAAACACAGGTGAACGTGCGCATTGGCGCGCTCACCTCCCTGCTCGAGCCACTGCTCATCGTGTTCATGGGCGCGGTGATTGCATTCGTTGCCTTCTCGATCCTGATGCCGATTCTGCAGGTGAACTCGGCCATCCGGTAA
- the gspC gene encoding type II secretion system protein GspC: MELLFRKYFWTVNLVFILLVAWLVARTANLFVESAIAPAPNAEPAVRTPQRLQETQQLASLDIDRLSKLTGIKIPEPEPVVQEPTSAPVVDENAEPVKSGLRVKLLGTLVSVDKNWSFASVQDMTTQRSQTYMVGDPIQSATVTDIQRERVIILNNGRREFIDGQPGDGSMPTPTFTPPPVASAAPAAPNSGLGNGIRAVSENEYEVPRGEIDKTLANLNEVAMQARIVPAFKDGQAQGFKLFSIRPDSIYSKIGVQNGDVIRRINGFDLNSPEKALEVYSKLKEAPRIEIEIERNGAPIRKTYNVR; this comes from the coding sequence ATGGAACTCCTCTTCCGCAAATACTTCTGGACCGTGAACCTCGTGTTCATCCTGCTCGTTGCCTGGCTGGTAGCGCGCACGGCGAACCTGTTCGTGGAGTCCGCGATCGCGCCCGCCCCCAACGCGGAGCCCGCGGTGCGCACCCCGCAGCGCCTCCAGGAGACCCAGCAGCTGGCCTCGCTGGACATCGACCGCCTGTCCAAGCTCACCGGCATCAAGATCCCCGAGCCTGAGCCCGTCGTGCAGGAGCCCACCTCGGCCCCGGTCGTCGACGAGAACGCCGAGCCCGTGAAGAGTGGCCTGCGCGTGAAGCTGCTCGGCACCCTGGTGTCCGTCGACAAGAACTGGTCCTTCGCCTCCGTGCAGGACATGACCACCCAGCGCTCGCAGACGTACATGGTGGGGGATCCCATCCAGTCCGCCACGGTGACGGACATCCAGCGCGAGCGGGTGATCATCCTCAACAACGGCCGCCGGGAGTTCATCGACGGCCAGCCGGGAGACGGCAGCATGCCGACCCCCACGTTCACGCCTCCTCCCGTGGCCTCGGCCGCGCCGGCCGCGCCCAACAGCGGCCTGGGCAACGGCATCCGCGCCGTCAGCGAGAACGAGTACGAGGTGCCGCGTGGGGAGATCGACAAGACGCTGGCCAACCTCAACGAGGTGGCCATGCAGGCGCGCATCGTGCCCGCCTTCAAGGACGGACAGGCCCAGGGCTTCAAGCTCTTCTCCATCCGCCCGGACTCCATCTACTCGAAGATCGGCGTGCAGAACGGAGACGTCATCCGCCGCATCAACGGGTTCGACCTGAACAGCCCGGAGAAGGCCCTCGAGGTCTACTCCAAGCTCAAGGAAGCTCCTCGCATCGAGATCGAGATCGAGCGTAACGGCGCGCCGATCCGCAAGACGTACAACGTCCGCTAA
- a CDS encoding type IV pilus modification PilV family protein yields MKNRNRRGFTLLETVVALAILVMALMAIFDLNSGAMSNHVYTKHLTVAAFLARSKMTDLEQKLYDDGFNADDDEESGDFSEEGWPMFKWRAKIIAPKTDGVTPDQLIGAIFNLPIGGDGDMGGIASLFGGGAGGDSKSGGGPVPAAGGMAGMAAGMAQPMFTQMIEQLKSSVREVHLTVTWREGKQVESMDVVTHVVSLGPGSDRNGGAAAAAAAARGQQPPETSNQWVNPATGQLVPNPIPGPNGQMLDPVTRQPLVNRQQQLDQLNSGQIPGGGLNVPRTGGGIFNPRGKSSQ; encoded by the coding sequence ATGAAGAACCGCAACCGTCGAGGCTTCACCCTGCTGGAGACCGTGGTCGCGCTCGCCATCCTCGTGATGGCGCTGATGGCGATCTTCGACCTGAACTCCGGCGCGATGTCCAACCACGTCTACACCAAGCACCTCACGGTGGCCGCGTTCCTGGCCCGCTCGAAGATGACGGACCTGGAGCAGAAGCTCTACGACGACGGCTTCAACGCCGACGACGATGAGGAGTCCGGCGACTTCTCCGAAGAGGGCTGGCCCATGTTCAAGTGGCGCGCGAAGATCATCGCGCCCAAGACGGATGGGGTGACTCCGGACCAGCTCATCGGCGCCATCTTCAACCTCCCCATCGGCGGAGACGGGGACATGGGCGGCATCGCCTCGCTCTTCGGCGGCGGCGCGGGAGGTGACAGCAAGAGCGGTGGCGGTCCCGTTCCGGCAGCGGGTGGCATGGCTGGCATGGCCGCAGGCATGGCGCAGCCCATGTTCACCCAGATGATCGAGCAGCTGAAGAGCTCCGTGCGCGAGGTCCACCTCACGGTGACATGGAGGGAGGGCAAGCAGGTGGAGAGCATGGACGTGGTGACGCACGTCGTGTCGCTCGGGCCGGGCTCGGATCGCAACGGTGGCGCCGCAGCCGCCGCGGCCGCCGCCCGGGGCCAGCAGCCTCCGGAGACGTCCAACCAGTGGGTGAACCCCGCCACCGGCCAGCTCGTCCCCAACCCGATCCCCGGCCCCAACGGGCAGATGCTGGACCCCGTCACCCGCCAGCCCCTCGTCAACCGGCAGCAGCAGCTGGATCAGCTCAACTCGGGTCAGATCCCCGGCGGTGGACTCAACGTGCCCAGGACGGGTGGCGGCATCTTCAACCCTCGCGGAAAGAGCTCCCAATGA
- a CDS encoding prepilin-type N-terminal cleavage/methylation domain-containing protein: MTHLSLARKRRAQRGLTLIEIIIALLIAAVLFGAVVSGVGALTGTKAKASASELAGIIRSLYDTAALTGKTCRLVFELPQAKSEDPVRYHAECAESGITTSRDREASLRDENKARDDEKRQGPSKDPRRNFTSRDSGGAPSMQDLIEQEQGRVEQSARYSSYTAEELAPRELAGAVSLSVWTRHQRTAVDQGVAYLYFFPQGYTEKAHVYVRQGDNVWTLVVSPLTGKVTIVSEELEVPRS, encoded by the coding sequence ATGACACACCTGTCTCTGGCACGGAAGCGCCGGGCCCAGCGGGGCCTCACGCTCATCGAGATCATCATCGCGCTGCTCATCGCCGCGGTGCTCTTCGGAGCGGTGGTGTCGGGCGTTGGCGCGCTCACCGGCACCAAAGCCAAGGCGTCAGCCAGCGAGCTTGCGGGCATCATCCGCTCGCTCTACGACACGGCCGCGCTCACGGGGAAGACGTGCCGGCTGGTGTTCGAGCTGCCCCAGGCCAAGAGCGAGGATCCGGTGCGCTACCACGCCGAGTGCGCCGAGAGTGGCATCACCACCTCGCGCGATCGCGAGGCTTCGCTCCGGGACGAGAACAAGGCGAGGGATGACGAGAAGCGCCAGGGCCCCAGCAAGGACCCGCGGCGCAACTTCACCTCGCGCGACAGCGGCGGGGCGCCCAGCATGCAGGATCTGATCGAGCAGGAGCAGGGCCGCGTGGAGCAGTCGGCGCGCTACTCCAGCTACACCGCCGAAGAACTGGCGCCGCGGGAGCTGGCGGGCGCCGTGTCGCTCTCAGTGTGGACGCGCCACCAGCGGACCGCGGTGGACCAGGGCGTGGCCTATCTCTACTTCTTCCCCCAGGGCTACACGGAGAAGGCCCATGTGTACGTGCGGCAGGGCGATAACGTGTGGACGCTCGTCGTCTCGCCCCTGACGGGCAAGGTGACCATCGTCTCGGAGGAACTGGAGGTGCCTCGGTCATGA
- the gspG gene encoding type II secretion system major pseudopilin GspG has product MTTQQTKKQQRRRNRGMTLIEIMVVITILGLIAAAVGVAVIPKLEEAKRDTARLDINSIHNALKLYYTKAGKYPDTATGLKALVDTQNLDKLPVDPWGNEYVYMNEGGKPVIVSYGADGTVGGEGSDQDISSKDLAAAKK; this is encoded by the coding sequence ATGACGACGCAACAGACGAAGAAGCAGCAGCGCCGCCGAAACCGAGGCATGACCCTCATCGAGATCATGGTGGTGATCACCATCCTGGGCCTGATCGCCGCCGCCGTGGGCGTGGCCGTCATCCCGAAGCTCGAAGAGGCCAAGCGCGACACCGCGCGCCTGGACATCAACTCCATCCACAACGCGCTGAAGCTCTACTACACCAAGGCGGGCAAGTACCCGGACACCGCCACGGGCCTCAAGGCGCTGGTGGACACCCAGAACCTGGACAAGTTGCCGGTGGATCCCTGGGGCAACGAGTACGTCTACATGAACGAGGGCGGCAAGCCCGTCATCGTCTCCTACGGCGCGGACGGCACCGTGGGCGGTGAGGGCAGCGACCAGGACATCTCGTCCAAGGATCTGGCCGCGGCGAAGAAGTAG
- a CDS encoding type II secretion system protein GspG translates to MATPVTLQTEPMTPRPARVGRYVVAAACVLATALAFGIAYVTTDWSLPPKQRLALEQIRRLEGVFKMYHRSMGRFPLEEEGFEPLIQAKVLTEVPVDPWGHPYVYRFNNEHTGVLSFGADGVPGGEGENADITSGGLWRPRQ, encoded by the coding sequence ATGGCGACCCCTGTCACCCTCCAGACCGAGCCGATGACGCCCCGCCCGGCCCGAGTGGGGCGGTACGTGGTCGCCGCGGCGTGCGTGCTGGCCACGGCGCTGGCCTTCGGCATCGCCTACGTGACGACGGACTGGAGCCTGCCTCCGAAGCAGCGCCTGGCGCTGGAGCAGATCCGGCGCCTGGAGGGCGTCTTCAAGATGTACCACCGCAGCATGGGGCGCTTCCCGCTCGAGGAAGAGGGCTTCGAGCCGCTCATCCAGGCGAAAGTGCTCACGGAGGTCCCCGTTGATCCGTGGGGCCACCCGTACGTGTACCGGTTCAACAACGAGCACACGGGCGTCCTCTCCTTCGGCGCGGACGGCGTGCCTGGAGGCGAGGGAGAGAACGCGGATATCACCAGCGGTGGACTGTGGAGGCCTCGGCAATGA